A genomic window from Macaca thibetana thibetana isolate TM-01 chromosome 16, ASM2454274v1, whole genome shotgun sequence includes:
- the LOC126938910 gene encoding leucine-rich repeat-containing protein 37A2-like isoform X29, with protein sequence MAPAQCAAPACIMSQLRFWGPWPLLTWQLLCLLVKEAQPLEWVKDPLQPTSNPLGLPEPRSSRSSHLPWESPHAPTPPADPGDFDYLGPSASSQMSAPPRESTENLVPFLDTDSAEELPLGPEQFSAAHQDLNDKLTPEERLPEVVPLLDGDQNQTLVQLPRLKSKVPTADLDRAAGHQADEILVPLDSKISKPTTFIVSPKNLKKDLAERWSLAEIVGIPHRLSKPQREKQTLQDEYSSMDTLYPGSLPPELRVNSDEPPGPPEQVGLSQFHLEPETQNPETLEGIQSSLLRQEAPGQLPQLPEEEEPSSTQQEAPALPPASSMESLTLPNREVTVQPLGEDQAHYNLPNITVKPADVEVTITSEAENETESSQAQQEAPVQFPEEAEPSATQQEPPTEPPGPPIEAELSPSEQEQPAQPSESSGEVASSPAQQEAPAQPPEHHEVTVSPPGHHQTQHSDLSSVSVKPPDVQLTIATEPSAEVGTSPVLQEATAQLSGPGNDAEPLAIQHGGPPLPPESLEEAGPSAIQQETSVQSPEPVNSENPSPTQQEAAAEHPQTAEEGESSLTQQEAPAQTPELPNVVVAQPPEHSNLTQATVQPLDLGITITPEPITEVGHSTPLKMTFVPPKQLKVTLPHPDQVQTQYSHLTQATVQPLDLEFTSTPESTTEVELSPTMQETPTQPPKKVVPQLRVYQEVAIPTVGLDEAQHPMSPSVTVQPLDLRLTITPEPTTEVVPSTALKKTLVPPEHPKVTLPHPDQVQTQYSHLTQATVPPLDLGFTSTPESTTEVEPSTALTTTAPPPEHPEVTLSPSGKGQAQHSHLTEATVQPLDLGFTSTPESTTEVEPSTTLTTTAPPPEHPEVTLSPSDKGQAQHSHLTQVTVQPLALELTITTEPTTEVKPSPTTEETSTQPPDPGLAVTPEPTTETGHSTALETTTAAHPDQVQTLHRKLTEVTVPRTELEPTQNSLVQSVSYAQNKTLTAPEEQKASTSTNICELCTCGDETLSCIDLSPKQRLRQVPVPEPNTYNGTFTILNFQGNYISYIDGNVWKAYIWTEKLILNENYLTELHKDSFEGLLSLQYLDLSCNKIQSIERRTFEPLPFLQFINLGCNLLTELSFGTFQAWHGMQFLYKLILNRNPLTTVEDPYLFKLPALKYLDMGKTQVPLTTLKNILTMTVELEKLILPSHMACCLCQFKNSIEAVCKTVKLHCNSACLTNTIHCPEEASVGNPEGAFMKVLQARKKHTSTELTIEPEVPSDSSDINLSGFGSEQLDTNDESEVISALSYILPYFSVVNLDVKSMLLPFIKQLSSNVQDGDRPLGILKNNIKSPSLQPASDNSTYKIYENKLRKLYLLENMLDAEIQEKIDEVKREEKTAMLMQTSLLGNKFKRQIFEKKLETVQPQENSLAKIQSVGNNLQRVNRVLTGPRSIQKRHFKEVGKQSTRREEGAQAFVESAAQEKRLGSPVSRELEQPHTEQGREKLVGNTVYTKPSFTQELNAAVSSVLKPFSMGEPSASTPAKALPEVRDRSKDLTHAIFILENAKARVKSMKAAKPIVHSRKKYRYHKTRSRVAHRTLKAKKSQKFRKKSYLDRLMLANRPPFSAVNSLINSPSQGAFSSLGDPSPQENPFLEGFAPSERFTENTNVKDTTARNAFEENVSMENTTMPEGTISENTTYNPPPEADSAGTAFNLGPAVKRTNQTQWEYNNMGTDLSSEPKSFNYPLLSSAGDQFENQLTEQLRSLIPNNNVRKLISHVIRTLKTDCSDTRVQVTCAKLISRTGLLMKLLSEQQEVKASKAEWDTEQWKTENYINESTEAQSEQKEQRLSELTKEVPGYGYNNKLILALFVTEILTTLIIIFCLIQIYSHRRSSQEDEEGVSRGIFRFLPCRRCCSPSETQDGAFSFRQPLWLKDMYKPLSATRVNNQAEKLHKKSSNEEEILSREPGDSEAPTEMGEESEAQS encoded by the exons ATGGCTCCCGCTCAGTGCGCGGCGCCAGCCTGTATCATGTCCCAGCTGCGTTTCTGGGGCCCATGGCCCCTCCTCACGTGGCAACTATTGTGTCTACTAGTCAAGGaggctcagcctctggagtgggTCAAGGACCCGCTCCAGCCGACTTCTAACCCCCTGGGGCTGCCTGAGCCCCGGTCTTCCCGCTCCTCCCATCTCCCATGGGAATCTCCCCATGCGCCCACTCCCCCGGCAGACCCCGGGGACTTTGATTACCTGGGGCCCTCTGCTTCCTCGCAGATGTCGGCCCCACCCCGGGAATCGACTGAAAATTTGGTTCCATTCCTGGACACAGATTCAGCTGAAGAGCTGCCCCTGGGGCCAGAGCAGTTCTCCGCTGCACACCAGGATTTAAATGACAAGCTGACTCCGGAAGAAAGGCTCCCAGAGGTGGTCCCACTGCTGGACGGGGATCAGAACCAGACCCTAGTTCAGCTTCCTCGCCTCAAAAGTAAGGTTCCAACTGCAGATCTAGATCGGGCTGCAGGTCATCAGGCAGATGAAATACTTGTTCCGCTAGACAGTAAGATTTCAAAACCAACCACATTTATTGTTTCGCCCAAGAACCTGAAGAAAGATCTAGCTGAGCGTTGGAGCCTTGCTGAGATTGTTGGAATTCCACACCGATTATCCAAACCTCAGCGTGAGAAACAGACTTTGCAGGATGAATATTCGAGTATGGACACACTGTATCCTGGCAGCCTGCCTCCAGAACTCCGGGTGAACTCAGATGAGCCTCCAGGGCCCCCTGAGCAAGTTGGACTTTCTCAATTCCATCTAGAGCCGGAAACTCAAAATCCAGAGACACTTGAAGGCATCCAATCCTCTTTACTCCGGCAAGAAGCCCCAGGGCAGCTTCCACAGCTCCCTGAGGAGGAAGAACCTTCTTCCACCCAGCAGGaggccccagctctgcctccagcaTCCTCTATGGAGAGTCTAACTCTACCGAATCGTGAGGTGACAGTTCAGCCTCTAGGTGAGGATCAAGCTCATTATAACTTGCCCAACATTACAGTTAAACCTGCAGATGTGGAGGTTACCATAACTTCAGAGGCTGAAAACGAGACAGAATCTTCCCAAGCCCAGCAGGAGGCCCCAGTTCAGTTTCCAGAGGAGGCGGAACCTTCTGCAACCCAACAGGAGCCCCCAACTGAGCCTCCAG GTCCTCCTATAGAGGCTGAACTTTCCCCCAGTGAGCAGGAGCAGccagctcagccttctgagtcttCTGGGGAGGTTGCATCTTCTCCAGCCCAGCAGGAggccccagctcagcctccagaacatCATGAAGTCACAGTTTCACCTCCTGGTCACCATCAGACTCAGCATTCAGATTTGTCCAGTGTCTCTGTTAAGCCTCCAGATGTGCAGCTCACCATAGCAACAGAGCCTAGTGCAGAGGTGGGAACTTCTCCAGTCCTCCAGGAGGCTACAGCTCAGCTCTCAGGGCCAGGTAATGATGCAGAACCTCTCGCCATCCAGCACGGgggcccacctctgcctccagagtcacTGGAAGAGGCTGGACCTTCAGCAATTCAACAGGAGACTTCAGTTCAATCTCCGGAACCTGTTAATAGTGAGAACCCCTCTCCAACCCAGCAGGAGGCTGCAGCTGAGCATCCACAGACCGCTGAGGAGGGTGAGTCTTCTCTAACCCAGCAGGAGGCCCCAGCTCAGACTCCAGAGCTCCCTAATGTAGTTGTAGCTCAACCTCCAGAGCATTCAAACCTGACTCAAGCCACAGTTCAACCTTTGGACCTGGGGATTACCATCACTCCAGAACCCATTACGGAGGTTGGACATTCTACACCTCTGAAGATGACTTTCGTTCCTCCAAAGCAACTTAAGGTGACACTTCCACATCCAGACCAGGTTCAGACTCAGTATTCACACCTGACTCAAGCCACAGTTCAACCTTTGGACCTGGAGTTTACCAGCACTCCAGAATCCACGACAGAGGTTGAACTTTCTCCAACCATGCAGGAGaccccaactcagcctcctaagaaagTTGTACCCCAACTTCGAGTATATCAAGAGGTAGCAATTCCAACAGTAGGTCTGGATGAAGCTCAGCATCCAATGTCACCCAGCGTCACAGTTCAACCTTTGGACCTGAGACTTACCATCACTCCAGAACCCACTACGGAGGTTGTACCTTCTACAGCCCTGAAGAAGACTCTAGTTCCTCCAGAGCATCCTAAGGTGACACTTCCACATCCAGACCAGGTTCAGACTCAGTATTCACACCTGACTCAAGCCACAGTTCCACCCTTGGATCTGGGGTTTACCAGCACTCCAGAATCCACGACAGAGGTTGAACCTTCTACAGCCCTGACGACTACAGCTCCTCCTCCAGAACACCCTGAGGTGACACTTTCACCTTCAGGCAAAGGTCAGGCTCAGCATTCACAC CTGACTGAAGCCACAGTTCAACCTTTGGACCTAGGGTTTACCAGCACTCCAGAATCCACGACAGAGGTTGAACCCTCAACAACCCTGACGACTACAGCTCCTCCTCCAGAACACCCTGAGGTGACACTTTCACCTTCAGACAAGGGTCAGGCTCAGCATTCACACCTGACTCAAGTCACAGTTCAACCTCTGGCCCTGGAGCTTACCATAACTACAGAACCTACTACAGAGGTTAAACCATCTCCAACCACAGAGGAGACCTCAACTCAGCCTCCAGACCCGGGGCTTGCTGTAACTCCAGAGCCCACTACAGAGACTGGACATTCTACAGCCCTGGAGACGACTACAGCTGCTCATCCAGACCAGGTTCAGACTCTGCATCGAAAACTGACTGAAGTCACAGTTCCACGTACTGAACTAGAACCTACTCAAAATTCATTGGTGCAGTCTGTAAGTTATGCCCAAAATAAGACTTTAACTGCACCAGAGGAACAGAAGGCCTCCACAAGCACCAACATATGTGAGCTCTGTACCTGCGGAGATGAGACACTGTCATGTATTGATCTCAGCCCAAAGCAGAGGCTCCGCCAAGTGCCTGTGCCAGAGCCCAACACCTACAATGGCACCTTCACCATCTT aaatttcCAAGGAAACTATATTTCGTACATTGATGGAAATGTATGGAAAGCATACATTTGGACCGAGAAACT AATTctcaatgaaaattatttgactGAATTACATAAGGATTCATTTGAAGGCCTGCTATCCCTCCAGTATTT AGATTTATCCTGCAATAAAATACAGTCTATTGAAAGACGTACATTTGAACCACTACCATTTTTGCAGTTTAT aaatctTGGTTGCAATTTACTCACAGAACTGAGCTTTGGAACATTTCAGGCCTGGCATGGAATGCAGTTTTTATACAAGTT AATTCTCAATCGCAATCCTCTGACAACTGTTGAAGATCCGTATCTCTTTAAATTGCCAGCATTAAAATATCT AGACATGGGAAAAACGCAAGTTCCACTTACAACACTTAAGAACATTCTCACGATGACTGTTGAACTGGAAAAACT GATCTTACCTAGCCATATGGCCTGCTGCCTCTGCCAATTTAAAAACAGCATTGAGGCTGTCTGCAAGACAGTCAAGCTGCATTGCAACAGTGCATGTCTGACAAACACCATACATTGTC CTGAAGAAGCATCCGTAGGGAATCCAGAAGGAGCGTTCATGAAGGTGTTACAGGCCCGGAAGAAGCACACGAGCACTGAGCTGACTATTGAGCCGGAGGTGCCCTCAGACAGCAGTGACATCAACTTGTCAGGCTTTGGGAGTGAGCAGCTAGACACCAATGACGAGAGTGAAGTTATCAGTGCACTAAGTTACATCTTGCCTTATTTCTCAGTGGTAAATCTAGATGTGAAATCAATGTTGTTACCGTTCATTAAACAGCTTTCTTCAAATGTGCAAGATGGAGATAGGCCCCTgggtattttgaaaaacaatataaagagCCCCTCTCTTCAACCTGCATCGGACAACTCAACTtacaaaatttatgaaaataaattgagaaagcTGTACTTGCTGGAAAATATGTTAGATgcagaaatacaggaaaaaatcGATGAagttaaaagggaagaaaaaactgCCATGCTTATGCAGACCAGCCTTCTAGGTAACAAATTTAAAcgccaaatatttgaaaagaaattagaaactgTCCAACCACAGGAAAACAGCCTGGCAAAGATTCAAAGTGTAGGCAACAACCTGCAGAGAGTGAACAGAGTCCTCACGGGCCCAAGGAGCATCCAGAAAAGGCACTTCAAAGAGGTGGGAAAGCAGAGCACCAGGAGGGAAGAGGGTGCGCAGGCATTTGTGGAGAGCGCTGCCCAAGAAAAAAGGCTCGGGAGCCCGGTCTCAAGGGAGCTGGAACAGCCTCACACAGAGCAGGGGCGTGAGAAGTTAGTGGGAAACACCGTCTACACCAAGCCTTCATTCACCCAAGAGCTTAACGCAGCAGTGTCTTCTGTGCTGAAACCCTTCTCCATGGGCGAGCCTTCTGCCTCCACCCCTGCAAAAGCCCTACCTGAGGTCAGAGACAGATCGAAAGACTTAACCCACgccattttcattttagaaaacgCAAAGGCTAGAGTTAAAAGTATGAAGGCTGCCAAACCAATCGTACATTCCCGAAAAAAATACCGCTATCATAAAACTCGCTCCCGCGTGGCCCACAGAACACTCAAGGCCAAAAAGAGTCAAAAGTTCAGAAAGAAAAGTTACCTCGATAGACTGATGCTCGCAAACAGGCCGCCATTCTCTGCAGTGAACAGCCTCATAAATTCCCCTTCACAAGGGGCTTTTTCATCATTAGGAGACCCAAGTCCTCAGGAAAATCCTTTTCTGGAAGGATTTGCTCCTTCAGAACGTTTTACAGAAAACACTAATGTAAAAGACACAACTGCAAGAAATGCCTTTGAAGAAAACGTTTCTATGGAAAACACTACTATGCCGGAAGGCACCATCTCTGAAAACACAACCTACAATCCTCCTCCTGAGGCAGATTCCGCTGGGACTGCGTTCAACTTAGGGCCAGCTGTTAAACGAACTAATCAGACACAATGGGAATACAACAACATGGGCACTGACCTGTCCTCCGAGCCCAAAAGCTTCAATTACCCGTTGCTCTCGTCTGCAGGTGATCAGTTTGAAAATCAGCTAACCGAGCAGCTACGTTCCCTCATCCCCAACAACAATGTGAGAAAGCTCATTTCTCATGTTATCCGGACCTTGAAGACAGACTGCTCTGACACCCGTGTGCAAGTGACCTGTGCCAAGCTCATCTCCAGGACAGGCCTCCTGATGAAGCTTCTCAGTGAGCAGCAGGAAGTAAAGGCGTCCAAGGCTGAATGGGATACGGAACAATGGAAAACTGAGAACTATATCAATGAGAGCACGGAAGCCCAGAGTGAACAGAAAGAGCAGAGGTTGAGTGAG ctcacaAAAGAAGTTCCAGGATATGGCTATAACAACAAACTCATCTTGGCATTATTTGTGACCGAAATACTAACGACTTTGATTATAATTTTCTGCCTCATTCAG ATTTATTCTCACCGAAGGTCATCACAGGAAGATGAAGAAGGAGTCTCAAG GGGCATTTTCAGATTTCTGCCATGTAGGAGATGCTGTTCGCCAAGTGAGACTCAG GATGGAGCTTTCTCATTCAGACAGCCGCTGTGGCTTAAAGATATGTACAAACCTCTCAGTGCCACAAGAGTAAATAACCAGGCAGAGAAGCTGCACAAGAAGTCATCTAATGAGGAGGAGATCCTCAGCAGGGAACCTGG GGACAGCGAAGCCCCAACAGAGATGGGGGAGGAGAGTGAAGCCCAGTCATAG